The Flavobacterium jumunjinense genome includes a region encoding these proteins:
- a CDS encoding SRPBCC family protein — MTTIYLTTEINAPIEVVFNNSRDIDLHQESASQTHEKAIAGKTSGLIEKGETVTWKGKHFGFYLQHQSIISEMDFYTYFIDEQLKGKFNSFKHQHLFEVKNGITIMQDILQYETPFGIFGKLFDYLFLKKHLLHFLLFRNKVLKKKSEMNSM, encoded by the coding sequence ATGACAACCATATATCTCACAACAGAAATTAATGCTCCTATTGAAGTCGTATTTAATAATAGTCGTGATATCGATTTGCACCAAGAATCAGCGAGTCAAACTCATGAAAAAGCGATAGCTGGAAAAACTTCTGGATTAATTGAAAAAGGAGAAACTGTGACTTGGAAAGGAAAACACTTTGGTTTTTATTTACAACATCAAAGTATTATTTCAGAAATGGATTTTTACACTTATTTTATAGACGAGCAATTGAAGGGGAAATTTAATAGCTTTAAACATCAACATTTATTCGAAGTAAAAAATGGTATTACCATAATGCAAGATATTTTGCAGTATGAAACACCATTTGGAATCTTTGGGAAATTATTTGATTATTTATTTTTGAAAAAGCATTTGTTACATTTTCTCTTGTTTCGAAATAAAGTTTTGAAAAAAAAATCAGAAATGAATTCTATGTAA
- a CDS encoding TIGR01777 family oxidoreductase, with translation MKKIIIAAGTGFLGQVLVNYFKKEYTEIVVLTRGTDQIKDKVKYVHWDAKTLTGWENELENADVLINLAGKSVDCRYTDENKKEILASRVDSTAVLNIAVLSCANPPKHWLNSSTATIYRHSEDKQMTEENGEIGDDFSMNVAKTWEQTFFEVPTKNTLKTALRTSIVLGKKGGAFIPLKRLAQFGLGGKQGKGSQFVSWIHELDMVRAIEFILQEKLTGVINVVSLKPIKNEQFMKQLRKAIGMPIGLPTPLFLLRLGAKMIGTEPELVLKSRNVIPDRLLQKGFRFKYDTIEKTFNDLVS, from the coding sequence ATGAAAAAAATAATCATAGCTGCGGGAACTGGTTTTTTAGGTCAAGTTCTAGTCAATTATTTTAAAAAAGAATATACTGAAATTGTAGTTTTAACAAGAGGTACTGATCAAATAAAAGACAAAGTAAAATATGTGCATTGGGATGCCAAAACACTAACAGGTTGGGAAAACGAATTAGAAAATGCAGATGTATTAATAAACCTTGCTGGGAAATCAGTAGATTGTCGTTACACAGATGAAAATAAAAAAGAAATTCTAGCATCAAGAGTTGATAGTACTGCTGTTTTAAATATTGCGGTTTTAAGTTGTGCAAATCCACCAAAGCATTGGTTAAACTCATCAACAGCTACTATTTACAGACATTCTGAAGACAAACAAATGACGGAAGAAAATGGAGAAATAGGAGACGACTTCTCTATGAATGTAGCCAAAACTTGGGAGCAAACTTTTTTTGAAGTGCCAACTAAGAATACTTTAAAAACGGCTTTGCGAACCTCAATTGTTTTAGGCAAAAAAGGTGGTGCATTTATTCCTTTAAAACGATTGGCTCAGTTTGGACTAGGAGGAAAACAAGGGAAAGGGAGTCAATTCGTGAGTTGGATTCATGAACTAGACATGGTAAGAGCTATTGAGTTTATTCTACAAGAAAAATTGACTGGAGTGATTAATGTTGTTTCACTAAAACCAATAAAGAATGAGCAATTCATGAAGCAATTGCGAAAAGCTATTGGAATGCCAATTGGTTTACCAACACCTTTGTTTCTTTTGAGATTAGGAGCAAAAATGATTGGAACAGAACCTGAATTAGTTTTGAAAAGCAGAAACGTAATTCCAGATCGATTACTTCAAAAAGGATTTAGGTTTAAGTACGATACAATTGAGAAAACCTTTAATGATTTAGTATCATGA